From Ananas comosus cultivar F153 linkage group 8, ASM154086v1, whole genome shotgun sequence, one genomic window encodes:
- the LOC109714191 gene encoding mediator of RNA polymerase II transcription subunit 12 isoform X2, with protein sequence MQRYSASSCGSGVSNSAVGAASGRENARADSPFASSNFPPNTRRQPQLAPYKLKCEKEPLNSRLGPPDFYPQTPTCPEETLTREYLQSGYKESVEGIEEVREIILSQVGYFIKPEVTLRCKEAIRKRFRAINESRAQKRKAGQVYGVPLSGSLLIKPGVFPEQRPCGEDFRRKWIEALSQQHKRLRSLSEHVPHGYRRKSLFDVLIRHNVPLLRATWFIKVSYLNQVRPASTSVSSGAPDKAQATRTEQWTKDITDYLQQLLDEFLSKDGSAVPLSGRDQSSPGLMGQPPSAKHRAESSPVISEVEDTSFLFRWWYVVRLLQWHFAEGLVLPSLVIEWVFAQLQEKDSVDALELLLPIVLSMIESISLSQTYARTFVEITIRNLSDLSSGNLSLISSSKKTSVASTLVEMLRYMILSVPDTFVSLDCFPLPSHVAPDIYGRSNIEAVHFETRDAYVRYLSCGHAVSCIQRRASNLGKIVSPNLQGSSAAKVVQTLDKALTMGSMTLAYSSLFEDLSDPAMEERWIAEVSPCLRASLMWIGTIELSLICSIFFLCEWATCDYRDTRTTPSQNVKFTGRKDFSQIYVAVLLLKNKVQEMHSQLTSKNSAPLVIRNSGRSASLNDTSLQAAVVENPSFIRSCTKILDEKRINKKDIFQSPGPFHDIIVCWLDQHEICDSGGLKRVEVLILELIRSGIFHPQVYVRQLIVSGIMDRNDTQLDLERKRRHHKILKQLPASCLFDILEEARIAEAQLLHEVVAVYSTERRLVLRELSDGQSNYVSNRSERNSSGQKQNDHQAGTRDVKHGRTKEQVAQVKTLISNLLRFPYSSSLPIEARSDESKGSVKRPINSSDIKVDFAEGRPGCEECKGSKRQKLDERSSFQGILLNQSDDEDSWWVRKGPKFPESFKVEPPQKTTKQSSRGRQKIVRKTQSLAQLAAARIESSQGASTSHVCDNKVSCPHHKSVGEGEISKDFERGKVQSPVDVGKAIKRLRMVEKRSVALWLLKSVRQLVEGNEKAASKASVTSVFSASTDDRNAVRWRLGEDELLSVLYIFDICCDFVSAVRFLIWLLAKTLSGVSNPTQVGRNIMLPKNRESLICHVGEAFLLSSLQRYENVLVATDLLPEALTAIMPKSTNMIVGRVYGSVAFSYGRNLLKKYKDLVSVVRWEKNYRASGDQKLLAELDAGRSVDGDSVFSSGASAGGEEIDEHIRQKLSGRMPRTVTNMKEIVQRHVEEALHHFYGKERKNIATAPRTPPEKWEDSYQIAHDIVMGLLDCIRQNAGATPDGDPSVVASAVAAIVGNVGLAVAKLPDFSCSNYQNLPSSIKNSLNCARHILSIHIVSLCLLKEALGERYSRIIEIALAVEASSAVSVAFAPPRGHRSQFQVSPEAHDIYGNHSSEVLNNSQKGFGGRATKAAAAVSALVVGALIHGIISLERMIVVFKLKEGLDILQFMRNARSSSNGMSRSVGTFKPENCIELYVHWFRLLVGNCRTVLDGLVGEILGESYILALSRIQRMLPLSLVFPPAYAIFGMVIWRPYILNSNVIMREDIPVYQYLSLAIGEAIRHQPFRDVCFRNSYTFYDLLANDIGDSEFAAMLELQSPDKHLKTMAFIPLRARLFLNALIDCKMPASTIMKEDGSWVSESGELRSNTESEAKLLERLLQILDTLQPAKFHWQWVELRLLLNEQALVEKIETQNMSFVDAIRSLSPNAENFALTESEKRFTEIVLSRILVRPDAAPLYSEVVHLIGKLLQESLVMDTKWFLAGHDVLLGRKSIRQQLLFVAQRKGLPTKAQFWKPWGWSSLGEAVANRGEKRKLEAIAIEEGEVVDECIDHKKLGKMNSQTVDSEGVGSIYQHITEKAFAELILPCIDRSSSELRNLFATELIKQMGVIEQHISTITRNGMKQAGVASVGVEGTSNKANSRKGMRGGGSPVLGRRPTAVSDSVPPSAVALRASLSLRLQFLIRLLPVIFADREPSARNMRQALASIILRLLGSRVVYEDADLSLPPPNPSALKWDAESSMDACVTSLFDRPGESLFERLLSIFHALLSSCKPSWLKPKSAPKSTVKSPRDFPAFDREAAESIQSDLDRMELPLTIKRRIQSAMPFLPPSLPSSIPCHPPILPPSALSPLQSTMLAPAPQQRTAQASRVPTNLSGRSKALPSLDPDMEIDPWTLLEDGTVSASTSSSGGNGSMGGVSVDHANFKACSWLKGAIRVRRTDLTYTGALDDDS encoded by the exons ATGCAAAGATACTCTGCTTCCAGCTGTGGTTCTGGAGTTAGTAATAGTGCAGTAGGTGCGGCATCTGGAAGGGAAAATGCTAGGGCAGACTCGCCTTTTGCATCATCAAATTTTCCCCCTAATACAAG GCGGCAGCCACAGCTAGCTCCTTACAAGCTAAAGTGCGAAAAAGAGCCACTTAATAGCAG ACTTGGCCCACCTGACTTCTATCCGCAAACTCCAACTTGTCCGGAAGAGACGCTAACTAGAGAATACCTACAATCAGGTTATAAGGAGTCTGTTGAAGGAATTGAG GAAGTCAGAGAGATTATATTGAGTCAAGTTGGGTATTTCATCAAGCCTGAGGTCACATTAAGATGCAAAGAG GCTATACGGAAACGCTTTAGGGCTATCAACGAATCACGTGCTCAGAAGAGGAAG GCTGGCCAGGTTTATGGAGTACCTCTTTCTGGATCATTGCTGATAAAGCCTGGTGTCTTCCCCGAGCAAAGACCATGCGGTGAAGATTTCCGCAGGAAATGGATTGAG GCTTTATCACAGCAGCATAAACGGTTACGTTCGCTATCTGAGCATGTTCCTCATGGTTACAGAAGGAAATCACTCTTTGACGTTCTTATTCGCCATAATGTTCCATTGTTAAGAGCAACATGGTTTATCAAAGTTAGTTATCTTAATCAG GTACGGCCGGCTTCAACCAGTGTTTCATCTGGGGCTCCAGATAAGGCACAAGCAACTCGGACTGAGCAGTGGACTAAGGATATTACAGATTACCTTCAACAGCTGCTGGATGAGTTTTTATCGAAAGATGGCTCTGCCGTACCTTTATCCGGTAGAGATCAATCGTCACCAGGTCTTATGGGTCAACCTCCTTCAGCAAAACACAGAGCTGAATCTTCTCCAGTTATTTCAGAAGTAGAGgatacttcttttcttttcagatGGTGGTATGTGGTGCGCCTTCTGCAATGGCATTTTGCAGAAGGATTGGTTCTCCCCTCTCTTGTTATTGAATGGGTCTTTGCTCAGCTTCAG GAGAAGGATTCAGTTGACGCCTTAGAACTGCTTTTGCCTATTGTACTAAGCATGATAGAGAGCATTTCCCTCTCACAAACGTATGCACGCACGTTTGTGGAAATAACTATTCGAAACCTCAGTGATCTTTCTTCTGGCAATTTGAGTTTAATCAGTAGTTCAAAGAAGACGTCTGTAGCTTCCACTCTAGTGGAAATGCTGCGGTACATGATACTTTCTGTGCCCGACACTTTTGTTTCATTGGACTGCTTTCCTCTTCCATCCCATGTTGCCCCTGATATATATGGTAGAAGTAACATAGAGGCTGTTCACTTTGAGACCCGTGATGCTTATGTTCGGTATTTGTCCTGTGGACATGCTGTTTCCTGTATTCAAAGACGGGCTTCTAATCTTGGAAAGATTGTAAGCCCTAACCTTCAAGGTAGCAGTGCAGCTAAAGTTGTTCAAACTCTGGATAAAGCTCTGACTATGGGCAGCATGACATTGGCATACAGTTCTCTTTTTGAAGATTTATCTGATCCTGCCATGGAAGAAAGATGGATTGCTGAAGTCAGCCCTTGTTTACGAGCTTCTTTAATGTGGATTGGGACCATCGAGTTGTCCCTGATTTGCTCGATATTTTTTCTTTGTGAATGGGCTACATGTGATTATCGAGATACGCGCACCACCCCGTCGCAGAATGTTAAATTTACAGGAAGGAAagatttttctcaaatatatgTTGCAGTCTTGCTATTAAAGAATAAAGTGCAAGAGATGCACAGCCAATTGACTTCGAAGAATAGTGCTCCATTGGTAATTCGTAACAGTGGGAGAAGTGCTTCTCTGAATGACACTTCATTGCAGGCAGCGGTGGTGGAAAATCCTTCTTTTATTAGAAGTTGTACAAAGATCTTGGATgagaaaagaattaataaaaagGATATCTTCCAGAGCCCTGGTCCATTTCACGATATCATTGTTTGCTGGCTTGATCAGCATGAGATTTGTGATTCTGGAGGACTGAAGCGTGTTGAAGTTCTTATTTTGGAGCTTATTCGTAGTGGAATCTTTCATCCTCAAGTGTATGTCAGGCAGCTTATAGTTAGTGGAATTATGGATAGAAACGATACTCAACTTGATctggaaagaaagagaagacaTCACAAAATCTTGAAGCAACTTCCAGCTTCTTGCTTATTTGATATACTAGAAGAAGCTAGAATAGCTGAAGCTCAACTTCTACATGAGGTTGTTGCAGTCTACTCTACTGAGCGGAGACTTGTGCTTCGCGAACTTTCCGATGGTCAGTCCAATTATGTGAGTAATAGAAGTGAGAGGAACTCTTCTGGTCAAAAGCAAAATGATCATCAAGCTGGTACTAGGGATGTTAAGCATGGCAGGACAAAGGAACAAGTTGCACAAGTGAaaactttgatttcaaatttactGAGATTTCCATATTCTTCTTCCTTGCCAATTGAAGCACGGTCAGATGAATCCAAGGGGAGCGTCAAGCGGCCAATAAACTCATCAGATATAAAAGTCGATTTTGCAGAAGGGAGACCTGGATGTGAGGAATGTAAAGGTTCAAAGAGGCAAAAGTTAGATGAAAGAAGTTCTTTCCAAGGAATACTGTTGAATCAGTCAGATGATGAGGATAGTTGGTGGGTAAGGAAGGGGCCCAAGTTCCCAGAGTCATTTAAGGTAGAGCCACCGCAGAAAACAACTAAACAATCCTCAAGAGGCAGGCAAAAAATTGTGCGGAAAACCCAAAGTCTGGCACAGTTGGCAGCTGCTCGGATTGAAAGTAGTCAAGGGGCATCTACTAGTCATGTATGCGATAATAAAGTGAGCTGTCCCCACCATAAATCTGTTGGTGAAGGTGAAATTTCCAAAGATTTTGAACGGGGGAAAGTACAAAGTCCAGTTGATGTTGGAAAAGCTATAAAACGGCTTAGGATGGTTGAGAAGAGGTCTGTCGCACTTTGGTTGCTGAAATCAGTACGGCAACTTGTTGAAGGAAATGAGAAGGCAGCTTCAAAAGCTAGTGTTACGAGTGTCTTTTCTGCGTCAACTGATGATAGGAATGCTGTAAGATGGCGCCTAGGAGAAGATGAACTGTTGTCAGTTCTCTATATTTTTGACATATGTTGTGACTTTGTCTCTGCAGTCAGGTTTCTCATATGGTTGTTAGCTAAGACCCTTAGTGGAGTAAGCAATCCTACTCAAGTTGGGAGAAATATTATGCTGCCCAAGAATAGAGAAAGCCTGATTTGCCATGTTGGGGAAGCATTTCTTCTGTCATCCCTTCAAAG GTATGAGAATGTGCTTGTCGCTACAGATCTTTTGCCTGAAGCTCTTACTGCCATAATGCCCAAAAGCACCAACATGATAGTTGGAAGGGTTTACGGTTCAGTGGCTTTTTCTTATGGTCGAAACTTGTTGAAGAAATACAAAGATTTAGTCAGTGTGGTAAGGTGGGAAAAGAACTATAGAGCTTCAGGTGATCAGAAACTGCTTGCTGAACTTGATGCCGGTCGATCAGTTGATGGTGATTCAGTATTTAGTTCTGGAGCCTCAGCAGGAGGAGAAGAAATCGACGAGCATATACGTCAGAAATTAAGTGGGAGAATGCCAAGAACAGTTACAAACATGAAAGAGATAGTACAGCGACATGTTGAGGAAGCTTTACACCATTTTTAtgggaaagaaaggaaaaatatagCTACTGCTCCCAGGACCCCCCCGGAGAAATGGGAAGATAGTTACCAAATAGCCCATGATATTGTTATGGGTTTACTTGACTGTATCAGGCAGAATGCTGGTGCAACTCCAGATGGCGATCCCTCAGTGGTGGCATCTGCTGTTGCTGCCATTGTTGGCAATGTTGGTCTTGCTGTTGCAAAACTTCCAGATTTCTCATGCAGTAACTACCAAAATCTTCCTTCctctatcaaaaattcattaaattgtGCTCGCCACATCTTAAGTATCCACATAGTCTCTCTTTGCCTTCTCAAGGAAGCTCTTGGAGAACGCTATAGTCGAATAATCGAGATTGCTTTGGCTGTTGAAGCTTCTTCAGCTGTTTCAGTAGCTTTTGCTCCTCCAAGGGGACATCGCAGTCAATTTCAAGTGTCCCCTGAGGCTCATGATATATATGGGAACCATTCAAGTGAGGTTTTGAATAACTCGCAAAAGGGCTTTGGTGGAAGGGCTACAAAAGCTGCAGCAGCTGTGTCTGCACTTGTTGTGGGGGCTCTCATTCATGGGATCATTAGCCTGGAAAGGATGATTGTAGTTTTCAAGCTAAAGGAGGGCTTGGATATTTTGCAATTTATGAGGAATGCTAGGTCCAGTTCTAATGGTATGTCTCGTTCTGTGGGCACTTTTAAGCCAGAAAATTGCATAGAATTATATGTACATTGGTTTAGGCTCCTAGTTGGGAATTGCAGAACAGTACTTGATGGATTAGTTGGAGAGATTCTGGGTGAATCCTATATCCTTGCTCTTTCAAGAATTCAGCGCATGCTTCCACTGAGTTTGGTTTTCCCTCCTGCTTATGCTATATTTGGAATGGTCATATGGAGACCATATATTCTTAATAGCAATGTTATAATGCGTGAAGATATCCCGGTTTATCAGTATCTATCATTGGCCATTGGTGAAGCCATTAGGCATCAGCCTTTTCGCGATGTCTGTTTTCGAAATTCTTATACCTTTTATGACCTCCTAGCTAATGACATTGGTGATTCTGAGTTTGCTGCGATGCTTGAATTGCAGAGTCCTGATAAACATTTGAAAACAATGGCATTTATTCCTCTTCGTGCGAGGCTGTTTCTAAATGCTCTCATTGATTGCAAAATGCCGGCATCCACAATTATGAAGGAAGATGGGTCTTGGGTTTCAGAATCTGGTGAGCTGAGATCAAACACCGAAAGTGAGGCAAAGCTTTTGGAGCGACTTCTGCAAATTTTGGATACCTTGCAACCTGCAAAGTTTCATTGGCAATGGGTGGAATTAAGACTTCTTTTGAATGAACAAGCTCTTGTTGAAAAAATAGAGACCCAGAACATGTCATTCGTAGATGCAATTAGATCCCTATCACCTAATGCTGAAAATTTTGCACTTACTGAAAGTGAAAAACGGTTCACTGAAATTGTTCTGTCCAGAATACTTGTTAGACCTGATGCTGCGCCTCTTTACTCAGAAGTTGTTCACCTTATTGGGAAGCTGCTTCAGGAGTCTCTGGTGATGGATACCAAATGGTTTTTAGCTGGACATGATGTTCTTCTGGGTCGTAAATCCATTAGGCAGCAACTTCTATTCGTAGCTCAAAGGAAGGGACTTCCTACAAAAGCTCAGTTTTGGAAACCATGGGGTTGGTCTTCATTGGGAGAAGCTGTAGCTAATAGAGGTGAGAAGAGAAAGTTGGAAGCTATCGCTATTGAGGAAGGAGAAGTTGTGGATGAATGCATCGATCATAAAAAGTTGGGCAAAATGAACTCTCAAACGGTGGATTCTGAAGGAGTCGGTTCTATTTACCAGCATATAACTGAGAAAGCTTTTGCAGAACTAATATTGCCATGTATAGACAGGAGTTCTAGTGAACTGCGCAATTTGTTTGCCACTGAGTTGATCAAGCAGATGGGCGTAATCGAGCAACACATTAGTACAATAACCCGTAATGGTATGAAACAGGCTGGTGTGGCTTCTGTAGGAGTTGAAGGAACTTCTAACAAAGCCAATAGTCGAAAAGGAATGCGAGGTGGTGGAAGCCCTGTTTTAGGCCGGCGACCTACAGCAGTTAGTGATTCTGTGCCGCCTTCTGCAGTGGCATTAAGAGCATCTCTCTCATTGCGCTTGCAATTTCTTATAAGGTTGCTTCCAGTTATTTTTGCAGACAG GGAACCATCGGCACGGAACATGAGGCAAGCGCTTGCCTCTATCATACTTCGTTTGCTTGGTTCTCGAGTTGTATATGAGGATGCAGacctctctcttcctcctcccaaCCCAAGTGCATTAAAATGGGATGCAGAGTCCTCCATGGATGCTTGTGTTACCTCTTTGTTTGATCGTCCTGGCGAAAGCCTCTTCGAGAGGCTCTTGTCCATCTTCCATGCTTTGCTCAGTAGCTGCAAACCAAGCTGGCTGAAGCCCAAGTCTGCCCCCAAGTCAACCGTTAAATCTCCCCGAGATTTTCCTGCGTTTGATCGTGAGGCAGCAGAGAGCATACAG TCTGACTTGGACCGCATGGAGTTGCCACTGACAATCAAACGGCGTATCCAATCCGCGATGCCATTCCTCCCACCTTCTCTTCCTTCGTCTATTCCATGCCACCCTCCTATACTGCCCCCATCAGCACTCTCACCGCTTCAGTCGACTATGCTCGCTCCAGCGCCGCAACAAAGAACTGCGCAGGCGTCGCGGGTTCCAACCAACCTATCGGGCCGAAGCAAGGCATTGCCATCCCTGGACCCAGACATGGAAATCGACCCGTGGACGCTGCTCGAAGACGGTACAGTTTCTGCTTCTACCTCTAGCAGTGGTGGTAACGGCAGCATGGGGGGTGTCAGTGTGGATCATGCCAATTTCAAAGCTTGTAGCTGGCTTAAGGGAGCCATTAGGGTTAGAAGAACCGATCTTACTTACACGGGAGCTCTCGATGATGATAGCTGA